TCCCCAAGGGAAAAACAGTTAATATAACAGCTGACAGAGAAATCAAGTTTGGTGTAGGACTTAAGGTGAACAAAGCATTATTCCTTATTCTGGGATCACCAAGCTCCTTGGCTCAGCCCAGTTTAAGGAAACTAATTAGGGAAGAGATAGAAgtggccaggagaggaaaatgTTTGCAGCCAAGAACTTGACTTGGTCTAGTCTTGAGTGTCACATGTACTTCACTTGGTCCTGGAGGGAATAGAACCTTTGTTGAAGTAGAACAAGCCCTTCATTTCCTGCTCTAGGTGTCTGGTAAGTACCCTGGCGTCTCCAACAGACCCAGGAActtattgggttggcccaaaaagctcatttgggtttttccttaagatgttatggaaaaacctgaacgaacttttgggccaacccaatatattggGTATTTAAATATGTTACCTTATTAGCCTAAAACATTAAGGACTGATTTAACGGCTCTCACAGATCATGCACTTTGATCTTGCTATTGCCTCATgctctaccatttattgaaatgaGCCTCCCTCACTTTTCCCCCACTaacaaactcctattcatccttcaagaccctgAGTAAATGAACCCACCTTAGTAATCCCTTCACAAGGTCTTTAGTCATTCCCCATCCTGTGCTTTTGGGAACTTGGTTCCTATACCTTCCATGGCACTTATTCCCTCCAAATACTTTTTATAGATTGGTCTTCCTCACTAGGTGGGAGAGGAGAGCCATGATACAGCCAGGCAGAGGGACATGTACAAGGGTTGGGAAGCCTTACATCAGGTTCTGTATTTTACAGGTTGGCTGCCTCAGCTTGATGCAGAGGGTCTTCATGGCCTCTTCACTCAAGATGCTGCCGCTCAGGTCGAGCTGTCGTAGGCTTGGGTGGGTGCTGAGCACAGAGCAGAGGTGTTCCCAGTGCTCATCATGGGTTTTGATCTGCAGGCTATGTTGGAGAAGGAAATAAGCATTTGCTTCCACAGGATGGATTCTGACATGAACAACTGCCCCAAAAATGCCCGGGGAGAGAAACCAGTATTAAGGCGGGACAGGGATGGTTTTAGAGACTCTGAGGCCAGTGTAGCAGATCTCACCTCATGCTCTGGAGAAGTGCTCTCATAACCACCTGCCTCCTGAATATTTCGACACCCACGGGGCACACCTCCAGCTCTCGAGTAAGGTTTGTACTGAAATTCTAGCTCCCCCTTGAATGTCAGAGGGTACAGCCTCtactgaaaacagtatggagttcccccccagattaaaaataaaactaccacgtgatccagcaatcccacttctggggggTATatcaaagaattgaaatcaggatcgcaaagagatatttgtactctattattcacaatagccaagacatggaaacaacccaagtgtccatcagtggataagtggataaagaaaatgtggtatacacacaaaatggaatatcattcagccttaaaagagaagaaagtcctgccatttgcaacaactggGATGAAgctagaggatattatgctaatgGAAAAAAGCAGTAACAGAGAGacatgcatgatctcacttacatgggGATTCTAAAATAGTCGAATTCATAGAAGCAGAATGTAGAgtggtggttgcctggggatgggggtgggggaaatggggagatgttggccaaaaggtacaaagtttcagttatgcaggatAAATACATTCTGGAGAGCTAATGTACAACAATGTGCCTAGGGATAGTAGGTAGTCTTAAGTgttttcaccacacacacacacacacacacacacacacacacacagaaaatgataACTATATGAGGTAATGGGTATGCTAATTCACTTGATGGTGATGATTATTTCAGGTACATCAAAACACCAAGGCATACatcttaaatatacacaattttcCTTTGTCAATTATAGCCCCCCTcccaaagatggaaaaaaaattgcagaggtaaGGTACTCACCCTTGGGGAATGCTGGGCCATGCCTCAGCAAATTCATGCTTTGGGACCTCTCTGACATCCAACCGAATTTTCCGTAAATACTGGCAATGCCGGAAACAGAAAGAAGACACTATTAAGTCCATTGGCCGGTTCAGTGGAAGCCACACTTCTTGGAAGCTGTTCAATGCCGAGCGAACAAACTCGTCATCCTGTGTCTCAAAAAGACAGTAGAAGGCGTCAAGGAAGTCTAGCGGGGCAGTGGTGTTGGTGTGTTGACCCAACAAAGAGATCCAGTGCAGAAGCCTCTGCTTTGCCACCAGGGGGACAGGACATCCCAGGAGGGTTCCCAGCGCCCCCATCACCTCTTTGCTCATGAGGCCAAACAAGAACCTCTTCATCTGGACCAAGTGGACGTTGAAGTCGATTTGCTTGAGTTCCATCAAACTCTTTACATTCTCAGTGAACAGAGGGTAGGGGTCCCCCTCTCCTTCCAATCCTTCCAGGACATAGTACAAGGCAGCAAAGAACTCCTGGAGGCTGAGGTGTAAGAACATGTAACACTCTTCACAGCAGCTGCCTTGGAGAAGGATGCTTGTGTGAAACAGAGCGGAGAGCTCAGGCTCCTTCAGTCCGTGAATGCCCAGGTCATCGCTGTAAAACATGAACTTCGTATTCCACACACCTTCCACAGCCATCTGGCACAAGCCCTTCAAGGTGACTCTTTCTTCCTGACGCAGACAGCTCCTGACTGCATCTTTTGGAGCGAGCTGATGGAACACGAATGAGGCATACAAGCCCGTGAGAGTCTGGCAAGGGATGGAAAGGCTCTTTCCTGGTGCCTCTTGCAGCTTGAGAGCCTCACAGACCAGGGAGCACACGACGGACACCTGGCACTTGTCAAACACCTCGTGGTTGCCCACTACTGAACGCAAGGTTTGCATCTTTTGATGTTCATGCTTCATATGCTCAAGAATCAACTGCATCCTTTTTTCCACTGAGAGTCCCCCAACCAACAGGTAACGGGGAGACAGGAGCACGGATTGGAGCTTTTCTATGCCTGAGTCTCGGACGGTGATGATCAGGGAAGACTCGGGGAGCAAGACCTTCTTCAGAAGACTGTGCATCAAGACGGACACGGGTTGCTTCTCCGCCCAGTCTCCAGAGAGATTTGAGTCATTGTCTTTGAAGGCGAGGTCCAGGTCCTCAAATCCATCAACCACAAACAAGAGCCTTTCTGGTTGGGACAGGATCCCCTCCACCTGGACCTGGGTGTCTGGCCACTGCCTGGAGATTAACTCTGCAAAGCTGCACTCCCTCTTCCACTGTACCTCTCTGGCGTGGAGGAAAAAGACATAGGAGAACATGCCCTGGTAGAGCTCACCTTGTGCCCAGAACAGCAGGATCCTTCTGGCCAGAGCCGATTTCCCGATTCCCGCCTTTCCGTGTagaaccacagtgagaggccggaAGCCCCCCTGGTCTGGATTAAAAGCCCCCAACAACACGTGCACATCTGGACAGTCAGAGGCAAATTTTTCAAAGTTGTGGTGTGCATCCAGCTTCGTGGAGAATTTCCTCATCACGTGACTCTTATAGTCCTGTTGGTCATCTCTGTGGCCTGAGTCggacaggagagaggaagaaCGAGACAGAGAGTTTGAAGAAAGTCTGGGTTTTAGTAAAAAAGCtagcaaaaaagcaaaacaaaaaccgcAGACCTAGTGGATCCTCAGTCAGACGGCCTAACAGCTGTgggtcttttgtttcttcctAGCAACGTACATATAACAAGCTCTGTCCCTCGTACCAAGATCACTTCCTCAAAGCTTACGGATGTTCTGCAAAATAGCTCTGTGTCCCTTTCACCTGATTTCTCTTTCCAGGACTTCATACCTGACAGGTtacatttttgtttgcttattatcTGTCTCCCGCAATGGATTCTGTGCAGAGACTTTGCTACTTGCTACTGTATCTTCAGTATTTGTAACAGTACCTGGTGCCCTGTGGACACGCAGCTACGTATTCACTGAATAATCTACACTGAACATGCCTATGTGGTCTCTGAAAGACAGAGAAGCTTGGGGGAGCTGAGGATGTGTGCGTGGCCCTGCGTTCCAGACCTCGGGATGGGTGTGCACGTTCAGTTCCAGCCCAGGAGTCCTGGGCTACTGTGGAGAAACAGCTCCATGTGACAGGGGACCCTGCTCTTTACGAGGAGGTAAGCACAGCCTTTGAAGTTAGACCGGTCCTGCCTGGAACTCAAAGCTCTACAGTTTCTGTGATTTGGAACAAGTTGCCTCATTTTCTggacctccatttcctcacctataaGATGAGATGGACATCCTCTTCAAGGGCTGTGACAAATATTTAAGGAACACAAAGTGCATTCAATATTTATCGGCACAGGGCTTGGCAAAGATGAGCAATGGCCACTATTATCATTACAAAGTGTAATTCTTTCAACCTTATCCTCTTTATTTTATTCCCAacatttgtcataaatggcaattCTTTTATGTGCTTAATTATCTAGCTCCCAGCTTCCAAGGTGAGCTCCATGAGAAAAATACCTTGTCATTTTACCTCCATACCTGTAGCCTCTTTAACAGTCTCTGACATCCAATAGGTATGCACTAACATAAAAAATTAGAtgatcatactaggtgaagtaagtgggacagagaaagacaagtatcatagatatcacttataggtagaaTCGAAGaatggatacaaatgaacttcctTACAAAACAGCAggagactcacagacctagaaaagaaacttatggttaccaaaaggggaaatggggggggagggagaaaaataTACGCACTACTATATCTAAAATAGGTAactgataaggacctactgtatagcacagggaacacaatattctgtaataacctatgtgggaaaagaatctgaaaaagaagagatatatgtatatgtgttactgaatcactttgctctacacctgaaatgaaacacaacactgtaaatcaaccatacaccaatataaaataaaaattaaaaaaaatttaaaattcctatCCGGTCCCTTACATTTGCTGATACTaccattatctttaaaaaaaagagagagcaagacTCTCTCTATACAAACGCATGAGACAGTGACTAGCCCTACATAAAATCTCTACACAAAAGTTCTA
This genomic window from Mesoplodon densirostris isolate mMesDen1 chromosome 19, mMesDen1 primary haplotype, whole genome shotgun sequence contains:
- the NLRP5 gene encoding NACHT, LRR and PYD domains-containing protein 5, producing MGEAKLSSFSNYGLQWCFKQLHKEEFQIFKALLKERASEPATCSFPLVEVDNADSEQLTSLLHEHYKESFAWKISIDIFEKMSLLALSEMARDEMKKYLLAEIPEHSTPTKTDQGPSMDEVPSHRDDQQDYKSHVMRKFSTKLDAHHNFEKFASDCPDVHVLLGAFNPDQGGFRPLTVVLHGKAGIGKSALARRILLFWAQGELYQGMFSYVFFLHAREVQWKRECSFAELISRQWPDTQVQVEGILSQPERLLFVVDGFEDLDLAFKDNDSNLSGDWAEKQPVSVLMHSLLKKVLLPESSLIITVRDSGIEKLQSVLLSPRYLLVGGLSVEKRMQLILEHMKHEHQKMQTLRSVVGNHEVFDKCQVSVVCSLVCEALKLQEAPGKSLSIPCQTLTGLYASFVFHQLAPKDAVRSCLRQEERVTLKGLCQMAVEGVWNTKFMFYSDDLGIHGLKEPELSALFHTSILLQGSCCEECYMFLHLSLQEFFAALYYVLEGLEGEGDPYPLFTENVKSLMELKQIDFNVHLVQMKRFLFGLMSKEVMGALGTLLGCPVPLVAKQRLLHWISLLGQHTNTTAPLDFLDAFYCLFETQDDEFVRSALNSFQEVWLPLNRPMDLIVSSFCFRHCQYLRKIRLDVREVPKHEFAEAWPSIPQGLQIKTHDEHWEHLCSVLSTHPSLRQLDLSGSILSEEAMKTLCIKLRQPTCKIQNLIFTGAQITPGLRHLWLTLINRNIKYLDLESTHLKDRDVMMACEAVKHPNCLLESLRLDHCELTHTCCQVISQMLVTSISLKSLSLAGNKVTDQSIKSLCDALKVTQCTLQKLILGNCGLTATDCQDLASALTKNKSLTHLYLSGNSLGSEGMNLLCRAMKLPNCGLQRLILNACNLDVAGCGFLAFALMGNRHLTHLSLSMNPLEDDGMNLLCEVMMESSCPLQDLELVKCHLTAACCKNLSYVITRSQHLKSLDLAANALGDHGIAVLCEGLKQKNSLRRLGLETCGLTSNGCEALSSALSCNQHLTSLNLMQNNFGPRGMTKLCLAFAQPTSNLQTIGLWKWQYPARTRRLLEELQRLKPHIVIGDSWYSFAEDDRYWWKN